Proteins from one Cydia pomonella isolate Wapato2018A unplaced genomic scaffold, ilCydPomo1 PGA_scaffold_79, whole genome shotgun sequence genomic window:
- the LOC133534293 gene encoding uncharacterized protein LOC133534293, protein MEDSRYGTRTIGAILPVMEKWLGRKKGALTFRVTQVVSGHGCFGHYLHKIQREPGPQCHECGAVDDTAQHTLEECNRWVVERVALRAVTGVADLSLHSIIVAMLGSERKWEAVASFCEKVMSQKEKAEREREASADAPPLRRRRQGRGREPMLASSLSKASGYRTRTARPHRRCRGEGDQAFLIPPSIVRVPWR, encoded by the coding sequence ATGGAGGATAGCCGTTATGGAACCCGAACCATAGGGGCTATCCTCCCAGTAATGGAAAAGTGGTTGGGGAGAAAGAAGGGGGCCCTGACATTCAGGGTGACGCAGGTAGTGTCCGGACACGGCTGTTTCGGACACTACCTGCACAAGATACAGAGGGAACCGGGGCCTCAGTGCCACGAATGTGGCGCAGTGgatgacacggcccagcacactctGGAAGAGTGCAATCGCTGGGTCGTGGAAAGAGTGGCCCTTAGGGCGGTGACGGGGGTTGCGGACCTCTCGCTACACAGCATAATTGTGGCGATGCTGGGTAGCGAGAGGAAATGGGAAGCggtggcctccttctgcgaaaAAGTCATGTCGCAGAAGGAGAAGGCGGAGAGGGAGCGAGAAGCATCTGCGGATGCGCCTCCTCTCCGTCGCAGGCGGCAGGGTCGAGGGCGGGAGCCCATGCTCGCCTCGAGCCTTAGTAAGGCCAGCGGGTACCGAACCCGCACTGCACGGCCCCATAGACGATGTCGGGGGGAGGGGGATCAagcgtttctgatcccccccTCCATCGTGAGGGTGCCTTGGCGAtaa